The proteins below come from a single Halomonas binhaiensis genomic window:
- a CDS encoding glycoside hydrolase family 32 protein, whose amino-acid sequence MNVKSQQTEQLERAKETNGVLRQKRVDRWYPLYHIAAPAGWINDPNGLSFYRGRYQVYFQHHPYSAQWGPMHWGHVSSEDMVTWRREPIALAPSVEADRDGVFSGSAVVGDDGKLYAFYTGHRWRNGVNEDEGNLQVQCLAVSEDGIVFEKRGVVVEGPADLLHFRDPKIWRTGDTWWMIVGACSLENRGELWLYRSSNLTDWAFDRVVFRAPDPDVYMLECPDMFPLGNKWVILYCPMGSKKEGFQARNSHNAGYVVGDWKPGGDFQPLTDYRPLDWGHQFYAPQTFEAPDGRRILFGWMGSFEIPVATQAADAWCGQLTVPRELSLDEKLQLQNRPIAEIERLRVNTQDLGSFELGLNEDRVLLEDAEAYEIELEVDLERTTSERVSLTLGATADGGSTLVAYDDLMHRVVLDRRAATHGDRGHRGAPYDGSKRLRLRILVDRGSIEVFVNDGAESVTSFAFPGEGPRAAVLGSESGTIAVKSLVLHHLRSAWSDS is encoded by the coding sequence ATGAACGTCAAATCACAGCAAACCGAACAACTCGAGCGGGCAAAGGAGACCAATGGAGTCCTGCGCCAGAAGCGTGTAGATCGTTGGTACCCCCTCTACCACATCGCTGCCCCGGCTGGCTGGATCAATGACCCAAATGGCCTGTCTTTCTACCGAGGACGCTATCAAGTCTACTTCCAGCACCATCCTTATAGTGCCCAATGGGGTCCGATGCACTGGGGACATGTCAGCAGCGAAGATATGGTCACTTGGCGGAGAGAGCCGATTGCCCTCGCGCCGAGTGTGGAGGCGGACAGGGATGGTGTTTTCTCGGGCTCGGCCGTAGTAGGCGACGATGGGAAGCTCTACGCTTTTTATACCGGCCACCGCTGGCGCAATGGCGTCAATGAGGATGAAGGTAACCTCCAGGTCCAATGCTTGGCCGTCTCCGAAGACGGAATAGTCTTCGAGAAGCGGGGTGTCGTGGTCGAGGGTCCGGCCGATCTATTGCACTTCCGTGATCCCAAGATCTGGCGTACCGGCGATACCTGGTGGATGATCGTTGGCGCATGTTCGCTGGAGAATCGAGGTGAGCTTTGGCTGTACCGTTCCTCGAACCTGACCGATTGGGCATTTGACCGTGTCGTATTCCGAGCACCAGACCCTGACGTCTACATGCTGGAGTGCCCAGACATGTTTCCGCTGGGGAATAAGTGGGTCATTCTGTACTGCCCGATGGGAAGCAAGAAGGAGGGTTTCCAGGCTCGTAACTCCCATAATGCCGGATACGTGGTCGGTGACTGGAAGCCTGGCGGAGACTTCCAGCCGTTGACCGATTACCGCCCGCTGGACTGGGGACATCAGTTCTACGCTCCGCAGACCTTCGAAGCGCCTGATGGTCGCCGCATTCTCTTCGGCTGGATGGGATCCTTCGAGATTCCGGTCGCGACTCAGGCTGCTGATGCCTGGTGTGGTCAACTGACCGTGCCACGGGAGCTGTCTCTTGACGAAAAACTGCAGCTGCAGAACCGTCCCATTGCTGAAATCGAACGACTTCGTGTCAATACACAGGATCTTGGCTCTTTTGAGCTGGGACTCAATGAGGACAGGGTTCTGCTCGAAGATGCCGAGGCCTACGAGATTGAGCTCGAAGTAGACCTGGAGCGTACAACCTCGGAGCGAGTGAGCCTGACGTTAGGTGCTACAGCGGATGGGGGCTCTACACTGGTTGCCTACGATGACCTGATGCACCGGGTGGTCCTTGATCGCCGAGCTGCAACCCATGGGGACCGAGGTCATCGCGGTGCCCCCTATGACGGGTCTAAAAGGCTGAGACTGCGAATCCTGGTGGACCGCGGGTCCATAGAGGTCTTCGTCAACGATGGTGCCGAGTCAGTTACCTCCTTTGCGTTTCCTGGCGAGGGGCCTCGGGCCGCGGTACTTGGTTCGGAGTCGGGCACAATCGCCGTTAAGTCTCTCGTTCTGCATCATTTGCGCAGCGCCTGGTCAGACAGCTAA
- the fdhA gene encoding formaldehyde dehydrogenase, glutathione-independent: MSAGNRGVVYKGPGNVAVESIDYPELAIGNRKCDHGVILKVVTTNICGSDQHMVRGRTTAPEGLVLGHEITGLVVECGRDVEFIQPGDLVSVPFNIACGRCRNCKEGHTGICLNVNPARPGAAYGYVDMGGWVGGQTEYVMVPYADFNLLKFPDADQAMDKIRDLTLLSDIFPTGFHGCVTAGVGPGSTVYIAGAGPVGLAAAVSAQLLGAACVIVGDMIEERLAQARSFGCETIDLTQDGDMADKIEVILGEREVDAFVDCVGFEAHACGCNHGKEAPATVLNSAMALTRAGGQIGIPGLYVTEDPGATDEAAKHGALSMRFGLGWAKSHSFHTGQCPVMKYHRPLMQAILFGKVKIADAVNVQMITLDQAPQGYADFDGGAAKKFVIDPHGSVAA, from the coding sequence ATGAGTGCAGGAAATCGCGGAGTGGTCTACAAAGGTCCAGGCAATGTTGCCGTCGAGTCCATTGACTACCCGGAACTCGCCATCGGCAACCGCAAGTGCGATCACGGTGTCATTCTGAAGGTCGTCACCACCAACATCTGTGGCAGTGACCAGCACATGGTGCGTGGCCGTACCACCGCCCCGGAAGGCCTGGTACTGGGCCACGAGATTACCGGCCTGGTGGTCGAGTGCGGGCGTGACGTCGAATTCATCCAGCCAGGTGATCTGGTATCCGTGCCGTTCAACATTGCCTGTGGTCGCTGCCGCAACTGCAAGGAAGGCCACACCGGCATCTGCCTCAACGTCAACCCGGCTCGTCCGGGGGCGGCCTATGGCTACGTGGACATGGGCGGCTGGGTCGGTGGCCAGACCGAGTACGTCATGGTGCCCTATGCGGACTTCAACCTGCTGAAGTTTCCGGATGCTGACCAGGCGATGGACAAGATCCGCGACCTGACCCTGCTGTCGGATATCTTCCCGACTGGCTTCCATGGCTGTGTTACTGCCGGTGTAGGACCGGGTAGCACGGTTTACATTGCAGGTGCCGGTCCTGTCGGCCTGGCTGCGGCTGTCTCGGCCCAGTTGCTGGGCGCGGCCTGTGTCATCGTTGGCGACATGATCGAAGAGCGCCTGGCCCAGGCCCGTAGCTTTGGTTGCGAGACCATCGATCTGACCCAGGATGGTGACATGGCCGACAAGATCGAGGTCATTCTCGGTGAGCGTGAAGTCGACGCCTTTGTCGACTGTGTCGGTTTCGAAGCCCATGCCTGCGGCTGCAACCACGGCAAGGAAGCTCCGGCTACGGTATTGAACTCGGCCATGGCACTGACTCGTGCTGGTGGTCAAATCGGTATCCCGGGGCTGTACGTGACCGAAGATCCGGGTGCCACCGATGAGGCAGCCAAGCATGGTGCTCTGAGCATGCGTTTTGGTCTTGGCTGGGCCAAGTCTCACTCCTTCCACACTGGCCAGTGCCCGGTGATGAAGTATCACCGTCCGCTGATGCAAGCGATCCTGTTTGGCAAGGTCAAGATTGCCGATGCGGTCAACGTCCAGATGATCACGCTGGATCAGGCGCCGCAGGGCTATGCTGACTTCGACGGCGGTGCCGCCAAGAAGTTTGTCATCGACCCGCATGGCAGTGTCGCGGCCTGA
- a CDS encoding NADH-ubiquinone oxidoreductase-F iron-sulfur binding region domain-containing protein, which yields MTETETAKPDAEPRRTRATLRGRQVEGKTLDTLRNLLGDERRYPELSRRDLLIEHLHAIQDECGYLPLVWLRALAAYMNLPMAAVYETATFYAHFDVVHDDDAPPPPKTVRVCDSLTCQLAGAEKLRAELQLELDVRRVRVLRAPCMGRCDQAPVVEVGHHHLGHATRDAVCAVVDTGQHQPEAVMWQRLDAYRQEQGYTLLNGCRDGEVLVDDLLTLLEHSGLRGLGGAGFPTFRKWRSVRAEPGPRLCVVNADEGEPGTFKDRYYLERSPHRMLEGALVAAWAIEAEKLYIYLRDEYPGLHRVLHVAIAELENAGLVEPGFIVLRRGAGAYICGEESALIESLEGKPGKPRHRPPFVAQKGLFDQPTLVNNVETLYWIPLFWRDGADSYASHGRHGRSGLRSFSLSGRVRLPGVYLAPAGITLMELVEEYGGGMLEGHTLAGYLPGGASGGILPASKADLPLDFDTLQAEGCFIGSAAVIVLSDQDDLRAVATNLLAFFADESCGQCTPCRVGTEKMLSLLERDTWIVEDLERLSRIMQDASICGLGQAAPNPVLSLLRHFRADLARHNIIVTSASGEGQP from the coding sequence ATGACCGAAACCGAGACTGCAAAGCCTGACGCCGAACCACGTCGTACTCGAGCGACGTTGCGGGGACGCCAGGTGGAGGGCAAGACCCTCGATACCCTGCGTAATCTGCTGGGTGATGAACGCCGCTATCCTGAGCTTTCCCGCCGTGACTTGCTGATCGAGCACCTCCACGCCATTCAGGATGAGTGCGGCTACCTGCCCCTGGTGTGGTTGCGTGCCCTGGCGGCCTACATGAACCTGCCCATGGCGGCGGTTTATGAGACAGCCACTTTCTATGCTCATTTCGATGTCGTCCACGACGACGATGCGCCACCACCGCCCAAGACGGTACGTGTGTGCGATTCCTTGACCTGCCAACTGGCGGGTGCAGAGAAGCTTCGCGCTGAGCTGCAACTGGAGTTGGATGTCCGCCGGGTACGAGTGTTGCGCGCCCCCTGCATGGGGCGTTGTGACCAGGCGCCTGTGGTGGAAGTGGGACATCATCATCTGGGGCATGCGACCCGAGACGCCGTGTGCGCGGTGGTGGATACCGGCCAGCACCAACCTGAAGCGGTGATGTGGCAACGCCTGGATGCCTATCGCCAGGAGCAAGGATATACATTGCTGAACGGCTGTCGTGATGGTGAAGTCCTGGTCGATGATCTGCTCACCCTGCTTGAGCATTCTGGTCTGCGTGGACTGGGAGGTGCTGGATTCCCTACATTTCGAAAGTGGCGATCGGTGCGCGCTGAGCCGGGCCCGAGACTGTGCGTGGTCAATGCCGACGAAGGGGAGCCTGGCACCTTCAAGGATCGCTACTACCTGGAGAGATCCCCTCACAGGATGCTGGAGGGGGCCCTGGTCGCGGCCTGGGCGATTGAAGCCGAAAAGCTCTATATCTATCTACGCGATGAATATCCCGGACTGCACCGGGTGCTGCATGTGGCGATTGCCGAGTTGGAAAATGCTGGACTCGTCGAGCCGGGCTTCATCGTGCTGCGACGGGGTGCCGGGGCTTATATCTGTGGCGAGGAGTCGGCACTGATCGAGTCGCTGGAAGGCAAACCCGGCAAGCCTCGGCACCGTCCGCCTTTCGTCGCCCAGAAAGGCTTGTTCGACCAGCCGACATTGGTCAACAACGTCGAGACATTGTACTGGATACCGCTGTTTTGGCGGGATGGCGCCGACTCCTATGCCAGCCATGGCCGTCATGGTCGCAGTGGCCTGCGCAGTTTCTCGTTGTCAGGTCGTGTGCGCCTCCCTGGTGTCTACCTGGCGCCTGCTGGCATCACGCTCATGGAGTTGGTCGAGGAATATGGTGGCGGCATGCTCGAAGGGCATACGCTGGCCGGCTATCTGCCCGGAGGTGCCTCCGGAGGCATATTGCCTGCTTCCAAGGCCGATCTGCCGCTGGATTTTGACACCCTCCAGGCAGAAGGGTGCTTCATCGGTTCGGCGGCCGTCATCGTCCTGTCGGATCAGGATGACCTGCGTGCCGTGGCTACCAACCTGCTGGCCTTTTTCGCCGATGAGTCCTGTGGTCAATGCACTCCCTGCCGAGTGGGCACGGAAAAGATGCTCAGCCTGCTTGAACGCGATACCTGGATCGTGGAGGACCTGGAGCGGCTGTCGCGCATCATGCAGGACGCCTCGATCTGCGGCCTTGGCCAGGCGGCCCCTAACCCGGTGCTCAGCCTGCTGCGACATTTCCGCGCCGATCTCGCACGTCACAACATCATTGTGACGTCGGCATCAGGGGAGGGGCAGCCATGA
- a CDS encoding BCCT family transporter, producing MTQPSDPLLTPGEDNTQRWGMDYHSPVFPLSAVCILGFILYALTFPDNANTHLTAARGWAIEHFDWLFMISGNIFVVLCLVLIILPLGRIRLGGADAQPEHSTFSWFSMLFAAGMGIGLMFWSVAEPVAYYTDWYGTPLNVAANSPEAASAAMGATLFHWGLHPWAIYALVGLSLAFFAYNRGLPLTLRSAFTPLLGRRVRGWPGHLIDILAVLATIFGLATSLGFGATQAAAGLHYLFDVPNTLSTQLAIIVVVTVITLFSVWRGIDGGVKLFSNINMVLALLLLIFVVAATSLGLFVTHLGEAVQSYAHYLLPLSNWIGREDSEWYHGWTVFYWAWWISWSPFVGMFIARVSRGRTVREFLIAVLLVPTLITLVWMAAFGGEALEQAQNNVGALSSGISDVSLAMFQMLEQLPLTTLTSSCAIVLVLVFFITSSDSGSLVIDGITAGGKQDAPKGQRVFWATLEGLIAAILLYGGGDTALGALQAGAVATGLPFTIVLLVMSLALVKALAEEHRRPGLSTAGG from the coding sequence ATGACCCAACCATCGGACCCCCTATTGACGCCGGGTGAGGACAATACCCAGCGTTGGGGGATGGACTATCATTCGCCGGTATTTCCCCTGTCGGCAGTGTGTATTCTGGGATTCATCCTTTACGCTCTGACTTTTCCCGACAACGCCAACACCCATCTGACTGCAGCTCGCGGCTGGGCGATCGAACACTTCGACTGGCTGTTCATGATATCCGGCAACATCTTTGTCGTGCTGTGCCTGGTACTGATCATCCTGCCACTCGGACGCATCCGCTTGGGTGGTGCCGATGCCCAGCCAGAACACTCGACATTTTCCTGGTTCAGCATGCTGTTCGCCGCTGGCATGGGCATTGGCCTGATGTTCTGGAGCGTGGCAGAACCCGTCGCCTACTACACCGACTGGTACGGTACTCCGCTGAATGTCGCTGCCAACAGTCCAGAAGCTGCCAGCGCCGCCATGGGGGCCACCCTGTTCCATTGGGGACTCCACCCCTGGGCCATCTACGCCCTCGTTGGCCTGTCACTGGCGTTCTTTGCCTACAACCGTGGCCTGCCCCTGACTCTGCGTTCCGCCTTCACTCCATTGCTGGGCCGCAGAGTCAGAGGCTGGCCTGGCCATCTGATTGATATACTCGCCGTGCTGGCGACGATCTTCGGCCTGGCCACTTCCCTTGGATTTGGCGCCACCCAGGCTGCTGCCGGTCTGCACTATCTGTTTGATGTCCCCAATACTCTGAGCACCCAGCTGGCCATCATCGTGGTGGTGACCGTCATCACGCTCTTCTCGGTATGGCGCGGTATCGATGGGGGGGTGAAGCTGTTCTCCAACATCAACATGGTCCTTGCACTGCTGCTGTTGATCTTCGTTGTCGCAGCTACCTCGCTGGGCCTGTTCGTGACCCATTTAGGCGAAGCCGTGCAGTCCTACGCCCACTATCTCTTGCCGTTATCGAACTGGATCGGCCGCGAAGATAGCGAGTGGTACCACGGCTGGACAGTGTTCTACTGGGCCTGGTGGATTTCCTGGTCGCCTTTTGTCGGCATGTTCATTGCCCGGGTATCACGCGGGCGTACAGTGCGAGAGTTCCTGATTGCCGTGCTGCTGGTGCCGACCTTGATCACCCTGGTATGGATGGCTGCCTTTGGCGGCGAGGCACTGGAGCAAGCCCAGAATAATGTCGGTGCCTTGTCCTCCGGGATCAGCGATGTCTCCCTGGCCATGTTCCAGATGCTGGAACAGCTGCCCTTGACCACTCTGACGTCGAGCTGCGCCATTGTCCTGGTGCTGGTGTTCTTCATCACCTCATCGGACTCCGGTTCGCTGGTGATCGATGGCATCACCGCTGGCGGCAAGCAAGATGCTCCCAAGGGCCAGCGTGTATTCTGGGCGACCCTGGAGGGCTTGATTGCCGCCATTCTATTGTATGGCGGAGGTGACACTGCACTTGGCGCGCTTCAGGCAGGCGCCGTGGCCACCGGCCTGCCCTTCACCATCGTGCTGCTGGTGATGAGCCTGGCTCTGGTCAAGGCCTTGGCTGAAGAACACCGTCGCCCGGGGCTTTCCACCGCCGGAGGCTAA
- a CDS encoding MFS transporter gives MALCSSTFKHHSYLQSSLTLLLFFASWGVWWSFFQIWLTDPESGLGLNGAQVGTIYSANSLGTLVIMLFYGVIQDKLHIKRHLVIFASVIMTLIGPFAIWVYRPLLEDVFFVGVFAGAIVLSAGFMAAVGLLEAFSERLSRIYNYEYGQARMWGSVGYAVVALAAGFLFTVNPELNFWFGSAFGLLCLLVQICWKGQVMPGSTATNAAVTPSLREIVGGLYSPQMGAVILFVLLSWTFYTVFDQQMFPQFYTQLFDSPERGQQVYGVLNSIQVFLEAIMLGLVPILMRKAGVKTTLMLGMFVMFFRILGCAVFQDPVVISFIKLLHAPEVALCILPIFRYFTLHFNPALSATLYMVGFQVASQVGNIILSPVLGALRDDIGYQPTFYVIAGIVLVAGAYGMLILKRDDQHVEGDPFVRDSKGGSMIEKKA, from the coding sequence ATGGCCCTGTGTTCTTCGACATTCAAGCACCATTCCTACCTGCAGAGCTCTCTGACGCTCCTGCTCTTCTTTGCCTCCTGGGGAGTATGGTGGTCCTTTTTTCAAATTTGGCTCACCGATCCTGAGTCTGGCCTCGGGCTGAATGGCGCCCAAGTCGGGACAATTTATTCAGCAAACTCATTGGGAACCTTGGTCATCATGCTGTTTTATGGCGTGATTCAGGACAAACTTCATATCAAGCGACATCTGGTTATCTTTGCTTCCGTTATCATGACCCTTATCGGTCCCTTTGCCATATGGGTCTATCGCCCACTTCTGGAAGATGTATTCTTTGTGGGAGTATTTGCAGGAGCTATTGTGCTTTCTGCCGGGTTCATGGCGGCAGTCGGTCTGCTAGAGGCTTTCTCGGAACGCCTTAGTCGTATCTATAACTACGAGTACGGCCAGGCTCGCATGTGGGGTTCTGTTGGCTACGCTGTGGTCGCATTGGCTGCAGGTTTCCTGTTCACGGTGAATCCGGAACTGAATTTCTGGTTCGGTTCGGCCTTTGGCCTACTCTGCTTGCTGGTGCAGATATGCTGGAAGGGGCAGGTAATGCCTGGCAGTACGGCCACGAATGCCGCGGTCACACCGAGCCTTCGCGAAATAGTAGGGGGACTATATTCCCCGCAAATGGGGGCAGTGATCCTTTTCGTCTTGCTTTCCTGGACCTTTTATACAGTCTTTGACCAGCAGATGTTTCCGCAGTTTTACACCCAGCTTTTCGATTCTCCGGAACGTGGCCAACAGGTCTACGGGGTATTGAACTCAATTCAAGTGTTTCTGGAAGCCATCATGCTAGGTCTGGTGCCTATCTTGATGCGCAAGGCCGGCGTCAAGACCACGCTCATGCTTGGCATGTTTGTCATGTTTTTCCGTATCCTGGGCTGCGCAGTCTTCCAGGACCCAGTGGTCATCTCGTTCATCAAGTTGCTCCATGCCCCCGAGGTAGCTTTGTGTATTCTGCCAATCTTTCGCTACTTCACGTTGCACTTCAATCCAGCCCTCTCGGCAACGTTGTACATGGTGGGGTTCCAGGTGGCTTCACAGGTGGGCAACATCATCCTGTCTCCGGTGCTCGGAGCCTTGCGTGACGATATTGGGTATCAGCCTACTTTCTATGTGATTGCGGGCATCGTGCTGGTTGCTGGTGCCTACGGAATGTTGATTCTGAAAAGAGATGACCAGCACGTCGAGGGTGATCCCTTCGTTCGTGACTCGAAGGGTGGCTCCATGATCGAAAAGAAGGCTTGA